The DNA segment GTCCGCGTATCGATCGGCTGCTCGAGATAGTGAACCTCGGCTATGCGAAACACCGCGCGCTTGGCGGTTTCTCCGGCGGCATGCGCCAGCGCGTCGGAATCGCGCAGGCACTGCTCAACGATCCCAAGCTGCTCATCGTCGACGAACCAACGACCGGTCTCGACCCCGAAGAGCGCGTGCGTTTCCGCACCATGCTGCGCGAGCTCTCGGGCGAGCGGATCATCATCTTGTCGACGCACATCTGCTCGGACGTCGAGACCACGGCCGACGACGTCGCGATCGTCGCGCGCGGAAAACTGCTCAAGCGCGGCTCGCCCGCATCGCTCGTCAACGGTTCCGGCTCGCTGGAGAACGCGTATCTTCGCACGATTGAAGCGGACAAAGCCGCGGCGTGAACCAGCTGCAGATCGTCTATAGCATCGCGCGCGCCGACTTTTTAGAGCGGACGCGGCGTTATCAGTATCTCGCGACGCTGGTCGTTACCCTGATCGCCGGCGTCTTTTTCGTTCCGCCGCAAAGCGCGAACTACGTGGCCTTTAACGTCGACGGTTATCGTGGCATCTATAACTCGCCCTGGATGGGCGCGATGATGGCGATGCTGGCGACGACCGCGCTCTCGCTGTTTGGTTTCTACCTCGTAAAAAGCGCCATCGCGGTCGATCGCGAAACGCGCGTCGGCGAGATCGTCGCATCGACGACCGCCGGAAAACTCCAGTACGTGTCGGGAAAGTGGCTTGGAAACGCCGCCGTGCTGCTTTCGCTGGGGATCGTCCTCATCGCCGACGCGGTCATCATGCAGTTGGTTCGCGGTGAAGATCGCAGCATCCATTTGCTGGCGATCGTGACGCCGTTCGCAATGGTGTACGTCCCGGTCGTCGCGCTCGTCGCCGCGATGGCGCTGCTCTTCGAAACCGTTCCCTTCCTTCGCGGAGGCCTGGGCAACGTCGTCTACTTCTT comes from the Candidatus Baltobacteraceae bacterium genome and includes:
- a CDS encoding ABC transporter ATP-binding protein; translated protein: MELEIRALTKRYRSVVAVDNFSLTLKPGILGLLGPNGAGKSTLMRMMATVTRPTSGTIALDGADVAKHPDPLRRTLGYLPQDFGVYPHLNAVEFLEYVAALKGLDRRAARPRIDRLLEIVNLGYAKHRALGGFSGGMRQRVGIAQALLNDPKLLIVDEPTTGLDPEERVRFRTMLRELSGERIIILSTHICSDVETTADDVAIVARGKLLKRGSPASLVNGSGSLENAYLRTIEADKAAA